One part of the Phoenix dactylifera cultivar Barhee BC4 chromosome 4, palm_55x_up_171113_PBpolish2nd_filt_p, whole genome shotgun sequence genome encodes these proteins:
- the LOC103722275 gene encoding oleosin-like: MADRQPGAGPRAQRPASGQVLLRRLQDRAPTSTQVVGFLTLVISGGILLLLTGLTLTGTVAALVFFGPIILLTSPIWFPVAAVIFISIAGFLSFCGFGVAAVAGATWLYRYFSGRHPVGSDRVDSARSRIADTASHMKDYAREYGGYLHSRMKDAAPGA; the protein is encoded by the coding sequence ATGGCGGACCGTCAGCCCGGCGCAGGCCCACGAGCCCAACGGCCCGCCTCCGGCCAAGTCCTCCTCCGCCGGCTCCAAGACCGCGCCCCCACCTCCACCCAGGTCGTCGGATTCTTGACGCTCGTCATCTCCGGAGGCATCCTTCTCCTCCTAACCGGGCTGACGCTCACTGGCACGGTCGCGGCCCTCGTCTTCTTCGGCCCAATTATCCTGCTCACCAGCCCGATATGGTTCCCGGTCGCCGCCGTCATCTTCATCTCGATCGCCGGGTTCCTGTCGTTCTGCGGGTTCGGCGTGGCGGCCGTGGCTGGCGCGACGTGGCTGTACCGCTATTTCAGCGGCCGCCACCCGGTGGGGAGCGACCGGGTCGACTCTGCGCGGAGCCGGATCGCCGACACGGCGAGCCATATGAAGGACTATGCCCGGGAGTATGGTGGCTATCTTCACAGCCGGATGAAGGATGCCGCGCCGGGAGCTTGA